One window of the Podospora pseudocomata strain CBS 415.72m chromosome 7, whole genome shotgun sequence genome contains the following:
- a CDS encoding hypothetical protein (EggNog:ENOG503PS0D): MSDKFLTVPHHTTGRKLPIPAASTTSIPSRCISPEKLNSLLNEKFPSGNYNVDVSQNVYQIRAPRHLSEV; encoded by the exons ATGTCTGACAAGTTTCTTACGGTCCCACACCATACAACCGGAAGAAAGCTGCCGATACCTGCTGCATCCACCACTAGCATTCCGAGCAGGTGCATCAGTCCCGAGAAACTAAACAGTCTTCTAAATGAGAAGTTTCCATCTGGAAACTATAACGTGGAC GTCAGTCAAAATGTGTATCAAATACGAGCACCCAGGCATCTCAGCGAGGTATGA
- a CDS encoding hypothetical protein (EggNog:ENOG503PX5M), translating to METNPAVTSTQAALADRESLLSIQRQGHRHRNYAHFSRFRFSSDVKILECLAHIKATQAKKGAVPRPNPSIQSSSQNTNAQNQPDGGDQNSRGNNDGNASDSDGEDDQQRQGLAQVTEDGFSRLQTLQTLLETSDPVISNQIRWLRIEDPDNFVLFCHLAALEALQQPWDRVLKRIRSNVDESIELVPVIQQYYQKVVGRPRKASDQFINLAHRMERWDSNLARFDEQHRRWKLIPVRGDAPIKQPLEFHIDIRKRFNTICSTENTEFFWWAEQAILRVLSRFDAHREHQPLRNTPFMPYTAKHLIGVVENIYSQLWMECSSLTWSEDTSRRVFSLARRFIRTSLTEDEETKRMVDVAVVVDCFVNKVWLDVGRGICKALKAGQTTCSTDDLEIPKILRHSRAENNLKDTYKIWLVSSHKSDPNAQAAALIEADLGPLQYQGVDKVNPSELSRVCASVYDRLGPARLPNATFFSDAFPEPGKPYLLVFEGPWLIKVVKISTEESIHMGWHPLAKGQSGYGRFYAIQMGGVKIPVLTSMEETMVQMMIPDGQLVSRADVAKQMEDGGGTLPRGVDGQTDV from the coding sequence ATGGAGACCAACCCTGCTGTCACCTCCACTCAGGCGGCATTGGCCGACAGAGAAAGCCTGCTCTCGATCCAGAGACAAGGGCACAGGCACCGCAACTATGCGCACTTCAGTCGTTTTCGCTTCTCCAGCGATGTTAAGATTCTCGAATGCCTTGCCCACATCAAAGCAACCCAGGCAAAGAAAGGGGCGGTGCCACGGCCTAACCCTAGTATTCAGTCATCGTCCCAGAATACCAATGCCCAAAACCAACCTGATGGCGGGGACCAGAACTCCAGGGGTAACAACGATGGAAATGCCAGCGACTCAGATGGGGAAGATGACCAGCAGCGTCAAGGTCTCGCCCAGGTGACGGAAGACGGCTTTTCACGGTTACAAACGCTGCAGACGCTGCTGGAAACCTCGGACCCGGTCATCTCTAACCAGATCCGATGGCTGAGGATCGAAGACCCGGACAATTTTGTGCTGTTCTGTCATCTTGCCGCCCTTGAAGCGCTGCAACAGCCCTGGGATAGGGTCCTCAAGCGTATTCGAAGCAACGTGGATGAGAGCATAGAGCTGGTGCCGGTAATACAGCAATATTACCAGAAAGTAGTGGGTAGACCGCGCAAAGCTTCAGACCAATTTATCAACCTGGCGCACCGCATGGAGAGGTGGGACAGCAATTTGGCCAGGTTCGACGAGCAACATAGGCGGTGGAAGCTGATCCCTGTACGGGGAGATGCACCAATAAAACAGCCTCTGGAATTCCACATAGACATTCGGAAAAGATTCAACACCATCTGCTCCACAGAGAATACGGAGTTCTTCTGGTGGGCGGAACAGGCTATCCTCAGGGTGCTGAGCCGGTTCGACGCTCACCGTGAACACCAACCGCTCCGAAACACGCCATTCATGCCATACACAGCTAAACACCTCATCGGTGTGGTCGAGAACATATATTCCCAGCTGTGGATGGAGTGCTCTTCCTTAACCTGGTCTGAGGACACTTCCCGCCGGGTTTTCAGCCTCGCGCGCCGGTTTATCCGCACGTCGCTCACCGAAGATGAAGAGACAAAACGCATGGTAGACGTGGCCGTAGTAGTGGACTGTTTCGTCAATAAGGTGTGGTTGGATGTGGGGAGGGGTATCTGCAAGGCCCTGAaggcagggcagaccacGTGTTCCACGGACGACCTCGAGATCCCCAAAATCCTTCGGCACTCGCGCGCAGAAAACAACCTAAAGGACACGTACAAAATTTGGCTCGTCTCCAGCCACAAAAGTGACCCCAACGCCCAGGCAGCCGCCCTCATCGAGGCAGATCTCGGTCCACTGCAATATCAGGGAGTGGACAAGGTGAACCCCAGCGAGCTCTCCCGGGTCTGCGCCTCCGTGTATGATAGGCTTGGGCCCGCCAGACTGCCAAACGCAACATTCTTCAGCGATGCGTTCCCTGAGCCGGGGAAACCGTACCTCCTCGTATTTGAGGGCCCCTGGCTTATCAAAGTTGTCAAAATCTCGACAGAGGAAAGTATTCACATGGGCTGGCATCCTCTTGCGAAGGGCCAATCCGGGTACGGGCGGTTCTATGCTATTCAAATGGGAGGCGTGAAAATTCCTGTATTGACAAGCATGGAGGAGACCATGGTTCAAATGATGATTCCGGATGGTCAGTTGGTATCGAGGGCGGATGTCGCGAAGCAGATGGAAGACGGGGGGGGAACACTGCCAAGAGGTGTTGATGGCCAAACGGATGTCTAG